A single window of Halobacillus naozhouensis DNA harbors:
- a CDS encoding isochorismatase family protein — translation MKQALLVIDAQQELIEGNEDEKCVFQKEKLVKQINLVIDKAIESDSFIVFIRDKDVAEGKGEGFQTHRDITIPADAKVFDKEATNSFHGTPLLNYLTEKKVEHLVIMGCKTEHCVDTAVRTATVNHFDVTLVQDGHSTTDSATLSAEQIIMHHNEILDGHYNVEHFSDVRGAQEDLFQPRHNDYR, via the coding sequence TTGAAGCAAGCTTTGTTAGTGATTGATGCCCAGCAGGAATTAATCGAGGGGAATGAAGATGAAAAATGTGTATTTCAAAAGGAGAAGCTAGTCAAACAAATTAATTTGGTAATCGATAAGGCGATAGAATCTGATTCATTCATTGTTTTTATCCGAGATAAAGATGTTGCAGAAGGCAAGGGAGAAGGATTTCAGACCCATCGAGACATAACCATCCCTGCTGATGCAAAGGTTTTTGATAAAGAAGCGACAAACTCTTTCCATGGAACCCCGTTGTTGAACTATTTAACAGAAAAAAAGGTAGAACACCTCGTAATCATGGGCTGTAAGACAGAACATTGCGTGGATACAGCCGTAAGAACAGCCACTGTTAATCATTTCGATGTCACGCTAGTTCAGGATGGGCATTCAACGACTGATTCAGCAACGTTATCTGCTGAACAAATTATCATGCATCATAATGAAATTCTTGATGGTCATTATAATGTGGAACATTTTTCTGATGTTAGAGGTGCACAGGAGGATTTATTTCAGCCGCGGCACAATGATTACCGGTAA
- a CDS encoding patatin family protein: protein MLDRTGLVLEGGGMRGAYTAGVLDFFLDEKVHFPYVVGASAGACNGSSYVAAQRGRNYEVMVNYGDHPEYISFKRMFTERQLFGMDFIFDKLPNQLVPFDYDAFLSRTTEFVVGTTNMRTGEAQFFDHFPDRTSLLKVMRASSSLPLIAPSISYLGEELMDGGIADPIPINPSIESGNKKHVIVLTRNDGYIKKRMKMNWYFTRKYKNFPKFAQALRIRHQKYNTTLRKIKQMEENGQVFVLRPQTPLQVSRIEKNRQRLHQLYMQGYKEAEQQSDQLAKFIQT from the coding sequence GTGTTGGATCGAACAGGTTTAGTATTAGAAGGAGGAGGAATGCGTGGGGCTTATACGGCAGGGGTTCTTGATTTTTTCCTTGATGAAAAGGTCCATTTTCCTTACGTGGTAGGAGCCTCAGCAGGTGCTTGTAATGGCAGCTCTTATGTGGCTGCACAGCGGGGCAGGAATTATGAAGTGATGGTGAATTATGGGGACCATCCCGAGTACATATCCTTCAAACGGATGTTTACAGAGCGTCAGTTGTTTGGCATGGACTTTATTTTTGATAAGCTTCCTAATCAGCTTGTGCCCTTTGATTATGATGCTTTTTTATCCCGAACGACAGAATTTGTAGTAGGTACGACAAATATGCGAACGGGTGAGGCACAGTTCTTTGACCACTTCCCTGATCGGACAAGCTTGCTTAAGGTGATGCGGGCATCGAGTTCCCTGCCGCTCATAGCTCCAAGTATCTCTTACTTAGGGGAAGAACTTATGGACGGCGGGATAGCTGACCCGATTCCGATCAATCCGTCGATTGAGTCGGGAAATAAGAAGCATGTGATCGTGCTGACAAGGAATGATGGTTATATTAAAAAAAGGATGAAAATGAATTGGTATTTCACTCGCAAATATAAAAACTTCCCGAAATTTGCACAGGCTTTACGAATTCGTCATCAAAAATATAATACGACATTAAGGAAGATCAAGCAGATGGAGGAGAATGGTCAAGTATTTGTGTTACGTCCTCAAACTCCTCTGCAAGTCAGCCGCATCGAGAAAAATAGACAGCGTCTGCATCAGCTCTACATGCAAGGCTACAAGGAAGCTGAGCAGCAAAGTGACCAGCTTGCAAAATTTATTCAAACTTAA
- a CDS encoding DNA alkylation repair protein: MEQSVLIKDAIVNEFKTHRNPAQTEAMESYMKDQFSFYGLKTPERSKLVKQWLKSYASITYSERVETALLLFQERERECHYAALALLEQVSNQPPVSAIAVYKQLLTLKPWWDTVDMISSKLCGDYLLHYNDELTTITESWSRSEHLWVRRASLLNQLKFKDKTDEQLLYRTIHTLKHEKEFFIEKAIGWVLREYSKTAPESVIAFIESTELRSLSRREGLKWMKNKGLYPAPTKV; this comes from the coding sequence ATGGAGCAATCTGTATTAATAAAAGACGCCATTGTTAACGAATTTAAGACCCATCGAAATCCCGCCCAAACCGAGGCGATGGAGAGCTATATGAAGGATCAGTTTTCTTTCTACGGACTGAAGACGCCGGAGCGGTCAAAGCTCGTGAAGCAATGGCTGAAATCTTATGCTTCGATCACTTATAGTGAACGTGTTGAGACGGCTTTATTACTTTTTCAAGAACGGGAGAGAGAATGTCATTATGCAGCACTCGCGTTACTTGAACAAGTCTCTAACCAGCCGCCTGTTTCTGCTATTGCGGTTTATAAACAACTGCTGACGTTGAAGCCCTGGTGGGATACGGTTGATATGATTTCCTCTAAACTATGTGGAGACTACTTGCTTCATTATAACGATGAATTAACAACGATCACAGAAAGCTGGTCCCGTTCGGAGCATTTATGGGTGCGCAGAGCAAGTTTATTGAATCAGCTCAAATTTAAGGACAAGACAGATGAACAGCTACTATATCGGACCATCCACACGTTAAAGCATGAGAAAGAATTTTTCATTGAAAAAGCGATTGGCTGGGTCTTGCGAGAATATAGTAAAACGGCTCCTGAGTCTGTCATTGCTTTTATCGAATCGACAGAGCTGCGGTCTTTAAGTAGAAGAGAAGGCTTGAAATGGATGAAAAATAAGGGGTTATATCCTGCTCCTACAAAGGTATAG
- a CDS encoding zinc-finger domain-containing protein, producing MVREISSIHKEYCDNCFLTYNLSN from the coding sequence ATTGTCAGGGAAATAAGTTCCATTCATAAAGAATATTGCGACAATTGCTTTCTGACCTATAACCTGTCAAACTGA
- a CDS encoding SET domain-containing protein: MIEVRTSTITDDEFNKGVFATRDIAKNELIHEAPVLPYPNEEHKHIEKTYLANYAFEYGSNHTAFLLGYGMMFNHSYQPNADYRVNFENDSFDFYAHTDIKAGEEIFINYNGEVQNDAPLWFNEEEE; encoded by the coding sequence TTGATAGAGGTAAGAACTTCCACAATTACAGATGATGAGTTTAATAAAGGCGTTTTCGCCACTCGCGATATTGCGAAAAATGAACTCATTCACGAAGCGCCAGTGCTACCTTATCCAAATGAGGAGCATAAACATATTGAGAAAACGTACCTTGCTAATTATGCATTCGAGTATGGGAGCAACCACACTGCATTTCTTTTAGGGTATGGGATGATGTTTAATCATTCTTATCAGCCTAACGCAGATTATCGAGTTAACTTTGAGAATGACTCGTTCGACTTCTATGCTCATACGGATATTAAAGCTGGAGAAGAAATCTTCATTAACTATAATGGAGAGGTTCAAAACGACGCCCCGCTTTGGTTTAACGAAGAAGAAGAATAA
- a CDS encoding helix-turn-helix transcriptional regulator, protein MSKIKVARVEKGLTQSQLAKRVKATRQTIGLIEKGKYNPSLNLCISIAKELDKTLDDLFWEE, encoded by the coding sequence ATGAGTAAAATTAAAGTGGCACGAGTAGAAAAGGGGCTTACTCAGTCTCAACTTGCCAAAAGGGTAAAAGCGACAAGGCAAACAATTGGATTGATTGAAAAAGGTAAGTATAATCCAAGTCTAAATCTATGTATTTCCATAGCTAAGGAACTGGATAAAACGTTGGATGATTTGTTTTGGGAGGAGTGA
- a CDS encoding H-type small acid-soluble spore protein, with protein sequence MNKERAKEIFHSSEMIDVTHEERQIYIEEVIERSETARIHPVDQPNVYQEVPLYELKETES encoded by the coding sequence ATGAACAAAGAACGTGCCAAAGAAATCTTCCACTCCTCAGAGATGATTGACGTCACACACGAGGAGCGCCAAATCTATATTGAAGAAGTGATTGAAAGAAGTGAAACTGCCCGCATCCATCCCGTTGATCAACCGAACGTTTATCAGGAAGTACCCTTGTATGAATTAAAGGAGACAGAAAGCTAA
- a CDS encoding class I SAM-dependent methyltransferase has translation MDTTQHNSNAWDKKVEEGSQYTKSVTRETIEKSKSGDWRITVTTEKPVPRNWFPNSLDGLKVLCLASGGGQQGPVLAAAGADVTVTDISKKQLEQDEYVAQRDQLTLKTVQGDMSDLSDFDDEYFDMIVNPVSNLFVKDVRPVWSEASRVLKNNGILISGFTNPLLWIFDDNKERKGILDVKHSIPSSTLDYLPEEEVEDFINSNHTIEYAHTLEDQIQGQIDAGFVISGFYEDDFGHTRMLDKYIKTFIATRAIKIVN, from the coding sequence TTGGACACTACACAACATAACAGTAATGCCTGGGACAAGAAGGTCGAAGAAGGTTCACAATATACTAAATCTGTCACTCGTGAAACTATTGAAAAAAGTAAATCTGGTGATTGGAGAATTACTGTTACAACAGAAAAACCAGTACCGAGAAATTGGTTTCCTAATTCATTAGATGGTTTGAAAGTCCTTTGCTTAGCTTCAGGGGGAGGGCAGCAAGGTCCTGTTCTAGCTGCAGCAGGAGCAGATGTAACGGTTACTGATATATCTAAAAAGCAGTTGGAACAAGATGAATATGTTGCTCAACGTGATCAGTTAACTTTAAAGACCGTTCAGGGAGATATGAGCGACCTTAGTGATTTTGATGATGAATATTTTGATATGATTGTCAATCCGGTGTCTAATTTGTTTGTAAAAGATGTGCGGCCTGTGTGGAGTGAGGCCTCCAGAGTATTAAAAAATAATGGGATCCTTATTTCTGGTTTTACTAATCCTCTGTTATGGATATTTGACGATAACAAGGAGAGAAAAGGGATTCTAGATGTAAAACACTCTATCCCTTCATCTACATTAGATTATTTACCAGAGGAGGAGGTCGAGGATTTTATAAATTCCAATCACACCATTGAATATGCTCACACATTAGAAGACCAAATTCAAGGTCAAATCGATGCCGGCTTTGTTATTTCCGGCTTTTATGAGGATGACTTTGGACACACGAGGATGCTAGACAAGTATATAAAAACTTTTATTGCTACAAGGGCGATAAAAATAGTCAATTAA
- a CDS encoding YvrJ family protein yields the protein MDTWLPFITDVGFPIAVTFYLLHRVEGKLDDLIESIHHLPDKMKG from the coding sequence TTGGATACTTGGCTGCCATTCATAACAGATGTGGGGTTCCCCATTGCGGTCACGTTCTATTTATTGCACCGCGTGGAAGGAAAACTTGACGATCTGATTGAATCTATCCATCATCTTCCTGACAAAATGAAAGGATAG
- a CDS encoding aminotransferase A, with translation MERFINPQLSSIQISGIRQFFNMVSQYEDVVSLTIGQPDFPTPDHVKEAAIEAIHTNHTSYTHNAGLLELRKAISHHVNEKYDLSYRAENEVIVTVGASQAIDITLRTILQPGDEVLLPGPVYPGYEPLIKLAGATAKHVDTSQNGFKLTADLIEQAVTANTKCVILPYPSNPTGVSLSNDELTAIADVLKAHNLFMIADEIYSELTYSAPHTSIASLPSVRDHVIVVNGVSKSHSMTGFRIGYLLAPSWLAKHILKVHQYNVSCATSISQYAALEAIENGQSDPLHMKKEYEKRRTYVLDRLDQMGLRYQVPDGAFYVFPEFPLEGMSSFDKAVQLVEEAGVALVPGDAFSQYGNGYMRLSYAYGMDTLQEGLDRLERFFRKKKSE, from the coding sequence ATGGAACGTTTTATTAATCCACAACTATCATCTATACAAATATCAGGGATTCGCCAATTTTTTAATATGGTCAGTCAGTATGAGGATGTTGTTTCTTTAACGATTGGGCAGCCGGATTTTCCAACACCTGATCATGTCAAAGAGGCAGCTATCGAGGCAATACATACCAATCATACGAGTTATACGCACAATGCCGGTCTGCTGGAGCTGCGGAAAGCGATCAGCCATCACGTAAACGAAAAGTATGATTTATCGTACCGGGCTGAGAATGAAGTGATTGTAACGGTCGGAGCGTCCCAGGCAATCGATATTACGTTGAGAACCATTTTACAACCAGGGGATGAAGTGTTGCTGCCAGGGCCGGTTTACCCAGGATATGAGCCACTCATCAAACTTGCGGGAGCAACGGCCAAGCATGTCGATACGAGCCAGAACGGGTTCAAGCTCACCGCTGATTTAATCGAGCAGGCCGTAACAGCAAATACGAAGTGTGTGATTTTACCTTATCCATCCAATCCGACCGGTGTCTCCTTATCAAATGATGAACTAACAGCGATCGCAGATGTACTTAAAGCTCATAACCTGTTTATGATAGCCGACGAGATTTACAGTGAGCTGACGTATTCAGCTCCACATACATCGATTGCCTCGCTTCCTTCTGTACGGGATCATGTGATTGTTGTAAATGGGGTGTCGAAGTCGCATTCAATGACAGGCTTTAGAATCGGCTATTTGCTGGCTCCATCATGGTTAGCTAAGCATATCCTTAAAGTTCATCAGTACAATGTATCTTGTGCCACTTCGATCAGTCAGTATGCTGCACTTGAGGCGATCGAAAACGGCCAGTCCGATCCGCTGCATATGAAAAAGGAATATGAAAAAAGGAGAACCTATGTGTTAGACCGGCTCGACCAGATGGGGCTGCGGTATCAGGTACCTGATGGGGCATTTTATGTGTTCCCGGAGTTTCCGTTAGAGGGAATGAGTTCATTTGATAAAGCAGTTCAACTCGTAGAAGAAGCCGGAGTGGCTTTAGTTCCTGGAGATGCTTTTTCCCAGTATGGAAATGGCTACATGAGGCTATCTTATGCTTATGGAATGGATACCTTACAAGAAGGGTTGGACCGATTAGAACGCTTTTTTAGAAAAAAGAAGAGCGAATAA
- a CDS encoding MBL fold metallo-hydrolase has product MINVYEQEGVTCIEGEVVKSGRKAGRIYSFLTDGMLVDTGPQILESELIPIYEDVSMDLVILTHSHEDHTGTAAWLQEDRDLPIYIHEKGISTCAELCAYPKYRQHTWGIREPFKALPLGDTVQSRQQDWHVIYTPGHANDHIALFHESTGRMFTGDLYVTPKTKVIMQSESIPVIMNSIQKLLTYEFEAIFCCHAGYIKNGKDMMKQKLNNLEHLCDEVKRLHQKGFTIAEIDQQLFPKSYPIVEISEGEWDSRHIVSSILSDEQQNRDLIQRQGC; this is encoded by the coding sequence ATGATCAATGTATATGAACAGGAGGGCGTAACCTGTATAGAGGGGGAAGTGGTTAAGTCCGGACGCAAAGCGGGTAGGATTTATTCCTTTCTAACAGACGGTATGTTAGTCGATACTGGACCGCAAATTCTAGAGTCTGAGTTGATTCCCATTTACGAAGACGTATCGATGGACCTCGTCATCTTAACGCATAGCCATGAAGATCATACAGGCACAGCTGCATGGCTTCAAGAAGATCGGGATCTTCCCATTTATATTCATGAAAAAGGTATAAGTACATGTGCTGAACTCTGCGCATATCCAAAGTATCGTCAACATACCTGGGGAATCCGTGAACCATTTAAGGCGTTGCCGCTTGGGGATACAGTTCAATCACGACAGCAAGACTGGCATGTGATTTATACACCAGGTCACGCCAATGACCACATCGCACTGTTCCATGAAAGCACAGGCAGGATGTTCACAGGCGATTTATACGTAACGCCGAAAACAAAGGTTATCATGCAAAGTGAATCAATCCCCGTCATCATGAATTCCATTCAGAAGCTTCTCACCTATGAGTTTGAAGCGATATTTTGCTGTCATGCCGGCTACATCAAAAATGGAAAAGACATGATGAAGCAGAAGCTGAATAATCTAGAGCATCTGTGTGATGAAGTGAAACGCCTTCATCAAAAAGGGTTCACCATTGCTGAAATCGATCAACAGCTTTTCCCAAAATCTTATCCAATCGTCGAAATCTCAGAAGGGGAATGGGATTCACGACATATCGTTTCTTCCATTCTTTCTGATGAACAACAAAATAGAGATTTAATTCAGCGACAGGGGTGTTGA
- a CDS encoding FbpB family small basic protein, which translates to MRPNRTSFEELVNQNKEQLMNDQQALEQIDKQIDEKRTKTTDKSKFVN; encoded by the coding sequence ATGAGACCAAATCGAACCTCTTTTGAAGAGCTAGTCAACCAAAATAAAGAACAGCTCATGAATGATCAGCAAGCCTTAGAACAAATCGACAAGCAAATCGATGAGAAAAGAACAAAAACTACTGATAAATCTAAATTTGTAAATTGA
- a CDS encoding pentapeptide repeat-containing protein — MFDELKSDCKNCFGLCCVALPYAESADFPVNKDRGQPCQHLCANHLCSIHDQLREKGFRGCVTYECFGAGQHVSQNIFNGNNWRKESDRAKEMFAIFPIVQQLHEMLWYLMQALGLKETQSIQASLQKIYEETVELSTKTPEEILELDIDVHRSEVNALLIETSKLYRAKYTSKNKKKRLDYVEANLKGLDLQGDDFRGKLMIAANLSHSDLRKADFIGADLRDANLSGTNLKETLFLTQSQLNSARGDHHTQIPDYLEKPSHWLE; from the coding sequence ATGTTTGATGAATTAAAATCAGATTGCAAGAATTGCTTCGGATTGTGTTGTGTGGCATTGCCTTATGCGGAATCAGCCGATTTTCCGGTCAACAAGGACCGCGGACAACCCTGCCAGCATTTATGTGCAAACCACTTATGTTCCATACATGACCAATTAAGAGAGAAAGGATTTCGAGGTTGTGTGACATATGAGTGTTTTGGTGCTGGGCAGCATGTTTCACAGAATATTTTTAATGGGAATAACTGGCGAAAAGAATCTGATCGTGCTAAAGAAATGTTTGCTATATTCCCTATTGTACAACAGTTGCATGAGATGCTTTGGTATCTTATGCAAGCTCTGGGTCTAAAGGAAACTCAATCAATTCAAGCTAGTTTGCAAAAAATTTATGAAGAAACGGTTGAACTATCCACAAAAACACCTGAGGAGATACTAGAACTCGATATTGATGTACATCGAAGTGAAGTGAACGCTTTATTGATCGAGACCAGCAAATTGTATCGCGCCAAATATACTAGTAAAAATAAAAAGAAAAGATTAGATTACGTAGAAGCAAACCTAAAAGGGCTGGATTTACAAGGCGATGATTTTAGAGGGAAACTAATGATTGCAGCTAATTTGAGCCATAGTGATTTGAGAAAGGCAGACTTTATTGGTGCTGATCTTAGAGACGCAAATCTAAGCGGCACTAACTTGAAAGAAACTCTTTTTCTAACACAGTCACAACTTAATTCCGCAAGGGGAGATCATCATACTCAAATTCCCGACTATTTGGAAAAACCAAGCCATTGGTTGGAATAG
- a CDS encoding hemolysin family protein has translation METSIRLAAVALLIFLTAFFVASEFAIVKVRRTRLESRAAEGNKKALNALRVTGNLDYYLSANQLGITITALGLGWLGEPTLEALLHPLLAGFDLPSTVSHTISFVIAFFVITYLHVVLGELAPKTIAIQRAEQITLLLSGPLILYSKIMYPLIWILNGSANTLVRLFGYHAAKESEEVHSEEELRHILSESYQQGEINQSEFEYVDRIFEFDNRTAKEIMVPRTDMSVVDIEDPVEESLQFMDEERFTRFPVYRDDKDHIIGILHLKELFYKDWSQVESLEPYIRPVSKVFENIPIHDLLIRMQKERTHLVVLTDEYGGTSGMVTSEDIIEEIVGDIRDEFDHDEEQDITPVEDGSYVLDGKTSIQSVNEYFDLNLKNGSVDTISGWILNQNIDAKEGTTVSQELHHFKVAKMVDDQIKKVQVWLENE, from the coding sequence ATGGAAACGTCGATTAGGCTTGCAGCGGTAGCTCTGTTAATTTTTCTAACAGCGTTTTTCGTTGCAAGCGAATTTGCGATTGTAAAGGTAAGAAGAACACGATTAGAATCAAGGGCAGCCGAAGGGAATAAAAAAGCCTTAAACGCTCTTCGGGTTACAGGTAATTTAGACTACTACCTTTCTGCTAATCAGCTGGGGATTACAATCACTGCTCTAGGGTTAGGGTGGTTAGGTGAACCAACCTTGGAGGCACTCCTTCACCCGTTACTAGCTGGATTCGATTTACCTTCTACAGTTAGCCATACCATTAGTTTTGTAATTGCTTTCTTTGTCATTACCTATTTACATGTCGTACTGGGAGAACTGGCACCAAAAACGATTGCCATTCAAAGGGCCGAACAAATTACGTTATTGCTTTCCGGACCTTTAATTCTCTACAGTAAGATCATGTATCCATTAATCTGGATATTAAATGGTTCAGCAAACACGCTGGTTCGTTTATTTGGCTATCATGCCGCTAAAGAGTCTGAGGAAGTTCATTCTGAAGAGGAATTGCGTCATATTCTTTCGGAAAGCTATCAACAAGGTGAAATTAATCAATCGGAATTTGAATATGTTGACCGCATTTTCGAATTTGATAATCGAACGGCAAAAGAAATCATGGTTCCTCGTACAGATATGTCTGTCGTTGATATCGAGGATCCAGTCGAAGAATCCTTACAATTCATGGACGAGGAGCGATTCACACGCTTTCCGGTTTATCGTGATGATAAGGACCATATTATCGGTATTCTTCATTTAAAAGAACTTTTTTATAAAGACTGGAGCCAGGTCGAATCACTTGAGCCATATATTCGTCCTGTTTCGAAGGTTTTTGAAAATATACCGATTCATGATTTATTAATAAGAATGCAGAAAGAAAGAACCCACCTCGTTGTCCTGACGGATGAATACGGCGGAACATCGGGTATGGTGACAAGTGAAGACATAATAGAAGAAATCGTTGGAGACATAAGGGACGAATTTGACCACGATGAAGAGCAGGACATTACTCCAGTCGAAGACGGTTCATACGTATTGGACGGTAAAACTTCTATCCAATCTGTTAATGAATACTTTGATCTTAACCTTAAGAACGGAAGTGTCGATACGATTTCCGGCTGGATTTTAAATCAGAATATTGATGCGAAAGAGGGCACAACCGTCTCGCAGGAACTGCATCACTTTAAGGTTGCGAAAATGGTGGATGATCAGATTAAGAAAGTCCAGGTATGGTTAGAAAACGAATAA
- a CDS encoding aspartyl-phosphate phosphatase Spo0E family protein produces MVKYSLYSHTLGGTMMGSGHDQQDQLIYKIEELRRRMTETALEEGFSSSKSVRMSQELDYLLNQIQEKNEA; encoded by the coding sequence ATGGTAAAATATAGTCTATATTCGCATACGCTAGGAGGTACGATGATGGGAAGCGGCCATGACCAGCAAGATCAACTCATTTATAAAATTGAAGAGCTACGCAGGCGTATGACAGAGACAGCGCTAGAAGAAGGATTCTCAAGTTCTAAATCGGTGCGAATGAGCCAGGAATTAGACTATTTATTGAATCAAATACAAGAGAAAAATGAAGCATAA
- a CDS encoding HAD family hydrolase: MSLRYKCLILDHDDTAVKSTPEIHYPSFVQALKELRPNEKTLTFEEFVGYCFNPGFSSLCKDIIQFTKEEQAHQQKIWKQYTETKIPDFYDNFPETVQEFKKQGGIVTVVSHSERSRIERDYAVHCGFSPDAIFGWELKEHQRKPHAYPINQIITQFDLKETDALVLDDLRPGMMMARSCNIDFAAAGWSHRIPDIKEQMKRESDYYFETVQAFKDFIFNN, translated from the coding sequence ATGAGTTTAAGATATAAATGTTTAATACTTGATCACGATGACACAGCAGTAAAAAGCACACCTGAAATACATTATCCATCCTTTGTTCAAGCTTTAAAAGAGTTAAGACCTAATGAAAAAACTCTCACATTTGAAGAGTTCGTTGGGTACTGTTTTAATCCGGGATTTTCTTCTTTATGTAAAGACATCATTCAATTTACAAAGGAAGAACAAGCACACCAGCAAAAAATATGGAAGCAATATACTGAAACAAAAATCCCGGATTTTTATGATAACTTTCCCGAAACCGTTCAAGAATTTAAGAAACAAGGGGGGATTGTGACGGTTGTTTCTCATTCAGAAAGAAGTCGAATTGAAAGAGACTACGCCGTTCATTGTGGGTTTTCACCAGATGCAATTTTCGGCTGGGAACTTAAGGAACACCAGAGAAAACCGCATGCGTACCCTATCAACCAGATAATAACTCAGTTTGACCTTAAAGAAACAGATGCTCTTGTACTGGATGATCTGAGGCCAGGGATGATGATGGCAAGAAGCTGTAACATAGATTTTGCAGCAGCCGGTTGGTCTCACAGGATTCCGGACATCAAGGAGCAAATGAAAAGAGAGTCTGATTATTACTTTGAAACCGTGCAAGCATTCAAGGATTTTATCTTCAATAATTAG
- the lepB gene encoding signal peptidase I, which translates to MSEQAKKEWLEWIKAIAIAVVLAFILRTFFFATSIVEGASMNPTLESGERVMFNKIIYYIDEPSYGDIVIIDRPVKNYVKRVIGKPNDTIEVRNHQLYVDGQKQEQNYLSEEAIMATRDFGPIKVPDNTYFVMGDNRAISKDSRNGLGFIKEEEIIGRTELIIYPFDEISLTQ; encoded by the coding sequence TTGTCTGAACAAGCTAAGAAAGAGTGGCTGGAATGGATTAAAGCGATTGCTATCGCCGTCGTTCTTGCCTTTATACTGCGCACTTTCTTCTTTGCCACTTCAATCGTCGAAGGGGCCAGCATGAACCCTACGCTTGAGAGCGGAGAACGTGTCATGTTTAATAAAATTATTTACTATATTGATGAACCTTCCTATGGTGATATCGTCATAATTGACCGTCCTGTTAAAAACTATGTGAAACGGGTAATCGGAAAGCCTAACGATACAATAGAAGTTCGAAATCATCAGCTTTATGTTGACGGTCAGAAACAAGAACAGAACTATTTAAGTGAAGAAGCCATAATGGCAACAAGAGATTTCGGTCCGATTAAAGTACCTGATAACACATACTTCGTGATGGGAGATAATCGGGCAATCAGTAAGGACAGTCGTAATGGACTGGGATTTATTAAAGAAGAAGAAATCATCGGTCGAACTGAACTTATTATTTATCCATTTGATGAAATCAGTTTAACACAATAA